The following proteins are co-located in the Dietzia timorensis genome:
- a CDS encoding SDR family oxidoreductase, with product MGAESREAAGTTGAAEDQPNKVVVVTGASGGIGSAVVEALDAAGYLVVATDREEPRASSGQVLTRRMRVDDENDVDSVFTFVDQVCSERGATLHGAVNVAGVLRSSRVLETPADDWNALFSVNAFGVFLVSKAALALMRRQLPGDPRNGRGIVTVASNSAVVPRASMAAYAASKAAAAHFTKSLGLEAAEFGVRCNVVAPGTTRTPMVTDGWADPSGEEDVIAGVPADFKTGIPLGRIADPSDLAGVVSFLLSESAQHMTMQDLVVDGGAAQR from the coding sequence ATGGGAGCTGAGAGCAGGGAGGCAGCCGGAACCACCGGCGCAGCCGAGGATCAACCCAACAAGGTGGTTGTGGTGACCGGCGCGTCCGGTGGGATCGGATCGGCGGTCGTCGAGGCCCTCGACGCGGCGGGTTACCTCGTGGTCGCGACCGACCGAGAAGAGCCACGCGCCTCTTCAGGTCAGGTCTTGACGCGAAGGATGCGGGTCGATGACGAGAATGATGTCGATTCTGTTTTCACGTTCGTGGATCAGGTGTGTAGTGAACGCGGGGCGACTCTGCACGGCGCTGTCAACGTCGCGGGCGTGCTTCGTTCGAGCCGTGTCCTCGAGACCCCGGCGGACGATTGGAATGCGCTGTTCTCGGTCAATGCCTTCGGCGTGTTTCTCGTGAGCAAGGCTGCGTTGGCGCTCATGCGGCGTCAACTCCCCGGCGATCCGCGAAATGGCCGCGGGATCGTCACGGTCGCCTCCAATTCCGCGGTTGTGCCGCGTGCGAGCATGGCGGCCTATGCCGCATCGAAGGCAGCGGCCGCGCACTTCACCAAGTCCCTGGGACTGGAGGCCGCGGAGTTCGGCGTCAGATGCAACGTCGTTGCGCCGGGTACGACGCGCACTCCGATGGTGACCGATGGTTGGGCCGATCCGTCGGGGGAGGAAGACGTCATCGCAGGCGTCCCCGCCGACTTCAAAACCGGTATACCGCTGGGGCGCATTGCCGATCCGTCTGACCTCGCCGGCGTCGTATCTTTCCTGTTGAGTGAGTCTGCACAACATATGACGATGCAAGACCTGGTCGTGGACGGCGGCGCGGCGCAGAGGTAA
- a CDS encoding phytoene desaturase family protein — protein MPHDTDRDDPACESESADAGARSRPGRVDVDIVGSGPNGLSAAISLARQGFSVRVLEASDTPGGGSRTVPLASQGPHADLLSDPCAAVHPLALASPFFRSLDLERHGLTFLHAPFALGHPLPSRGTSVALRRDLSTVDAESFGSEAEASAWRRIIGTASRYSDDLAALLLGDGRRPTSGADFALADTTGQAVRSVVRGARGFASALARSYGEIALRPGSAVSAVLAGLAVHAIAPPARPVSMASGVLLGATLHGHGWPIVNGGSGAIVAAMRAELESYGGQVECGRRIDSLDHLDGRAIVLAVGALEARRILGASAGLRARLLRPSPGGAAARVDFVLHGDVPWTDERLGHAGTVHLTGDYRHVDTAEKAARSGEVPDSPAILASQPWTADPARISPDGRRVLWSYAHVPNGSEVSVTERVTRVIEASAPGFRDVVDATIERGPADLERYNASYPGGDIASIAADVPGMAFRFARSADPYSGGARGVWMASASTPPGPGVHGMAGAHAARRVAEYLHSDHSSRG, from the coding sequence GTGCCGCATGACACTGACCGTGATGACCCAGCCTGCGAGAGCGAAAGTGCTGACGCGGGCGCGCGCAGCCGTCCCGGCAGAGTCGATGTCGACATAGTCGGCTCGGGGCCCAATGGGCTGTCCGCGGCAATTTCCCTGGCCAGGCAGGGGTTCTCGGTCCGCGTCCTCGAGGCCTCGGACACTCCCGGCGGCGGCAGTCGGACGGTGCCATTGGCGAGCCAGGGGCCCCACGCCGATCTCCTCAGCGACCCCTGTGCTGCGGTGCACCCGCTGGCGCTGGCCTCGCCGTTTTTCCGTTCGCTCGACTTGGAAAGGCACGGGCTCACGTTTCTCCACGCACCGTTCGCGCTCGGCCACCCCCTCCCCTCGCGGGGGACCTCCGTCGCGCTGCGCCGCGATCTTTCCACGGTCGATGCCGAATCGTTCGGATCGGAGGCGGAGGCGTCGGCCTGGCGGCGAATCATCGGGACGGCATCACGGTATTCCGACGACTTGGCCGCGCTTCTCCTCGGGGATGGACGGCGTCCGACGTCAGGAGCAGATTTTGCTCTTGCCGACACCACTGGGCAGGCCGTGCGCTCGGTGGTGCGCGGGGCTCGTGGCTTCGCTTCCGCGCTTGCCCGTTCGTACGGGGAGATCGCGCTGCGCCCGGGTTCGGCGGTATCGGCAGTGCTCGCGGGGCTCGCGGTACATGCGATCGCGCCGCCTGCACGCCCGGTGTCGATGGCGTCCGGTGTGCTGTTGGGGGCGACCCTGCACGGCCACGGCTGGCCGATCGTGAACGGCGGCTCGGGCGCGATCGTCGCCGCGATGCGTGCCGAGCTCGAGTCTTACGGCGGCCAGGTGGAATGCGGTCGGCGGATCGACTCACTGGATCACCTCGATGGTCGCGCCATCGTGCTCGCGGTCGGTGCGCTTGAGGCGAGGCGTATCCTCGGCGCTTCGGCGGGACTTCGAGCCCGCCTGCTGAGGCCTTCGCCCGGTGGGGCTGCCGCTCGCGTCGACTTCGTTCTACACGGCGACGTGCCGTGGACCGACGAACGGCTCGGCCACGCGGGAACGGTGCACCTCACCGGCGACTATCGTCATGTCGACACTGCGGAAAAGGCGGCCCGCTCAGGCGAGGTGCCGGACTCCCCCGCCATACTCGCCAGCCAGCCATGGACTGCCGACCCCGCCCGTATTTCGCCAGATGGGCGCCGAGTGTTGTGGAGCTACGCCCACGTCCCGAACGGGAGCGAGGTGTCGGTGACCGAGCGGGTCACGCGCGTCATCGAGGCCTCCGCGCCGGGTTTCCGGGATGTCGTCGACGCGACTATCGAGCGCGGTCCGGCGGATCTGGAAAGATACAACGCCTCCTACCCCGGTGGGGATATCGCGTCGATCGCAGCCGATGTACCGGGCATGGCGTTTCGATTCGCCCGCTCCGCCGATCCGTACTCCGGAGGCGCACGGGGAGTGTGGATGGCCTCCGCGTCGACGCCCCCCGGGCCTGGTGTGCACGGGATGGCAGGCGCTCACGCGGCGCGCCGGGTTGCCGAATATCTTCACAGCGACCACTCCTCGCGGGGCTAG